CAGAAAGGTGCAAAATGACCAGAATGGTGTTGCTTTGGTtgttaaataacattttttgtgcgtttcccctctgcagagccccttgCCCTGCCAGTTCCTGCTCCCGCCGCGGATGAAAGCGTGAAGGCCGAGCTGACCAGGAGAAAGGACTCTTAAAGCAGCTGCTAAGATGGGCATGAGGATCAAGCTGCACAGCACCAACCACCCCAACAACCTGCTGAAGGAACTCAACAAGTGCCGCCTCTCCGAGACCATGTGCGACGTCACCATCCTGGTGGGCTCCCGCTCCTTCGCCGCGCACAAGGCCGTGctggcctgtgctgctggctaCTTCCAGAACCTCTTCCTCAACACTGGGCTGGACGCTGCCAGGACCTACGTGGTGGATTTCATCACGCCAGCCAACTTTGAGAAGATCCTGAGCTTTGTGTACACCTCGGAGCTCTTCACCGACCTCATCAACGTGGGGGTTATCTACGAGGTGGCGGAGCGGCTGGGCATGGAGGATCTGCTGCAGGCTTGTCACTCCACCTTCCCCGACCTGGAGAGCTCGGCCATCACCAAGCAGCCTGCTCTGTCTGTGggggaaggcagggctggggtgctgAGCAGCACCTCCTCGGAGCAGAGCCACTCTTTGGGGGACATGCGGAGCGGCGCGGAGCACTTCGGCCCCGAGCGGAATTACCTCCTGCACGGGGACGTGGTGGGCAGCTACAAAGAGGATGACAGGAATGCTGTGGGGGAGGCCAGCCAGGCTCTTCCCCTGATGCACCCACAGCAGCCTCCCAAGACAGAGCAGGAGTCAGATCCAGGGCAGTTCGCTCCGGTCGCAGGTCTGGGGGCCCAGCCCGGTGGGAATGTCGTGGCCCAGAccactggcagctcctgccctcagtACAAGGCCCAGAGCAATGGTGACTATGGCAAGGGTGGCTTCTTCCCCACTGACCCCTCCCTGGATGTCTCCACGGGGAGCAATTCCTGCCCCAGCAACAGCGACCACTCCAAAGAGCAGGGATTCGAGCAGATGgatgagctccagctggaggatttgggagaggctgagctgcATTTTGAGGATGCTGGAGAAGAGCTGGTCCCGTCTGAGGAAGTGATTGAGCTGAGTGATGACAGCGAGGAGGAGCTGGCCTTCGAGAGCGACAGCCGGGACAGCAAGGCCATGCCCTGCCAGGTGTGCAAGAAGGTGCTGGAACCCAACATCCAGCTGATCCGCCAGCACGCCAGGGACCACGTGGACCTGCTGACAGGGAACTGCAAGGTCTGTGAGACCCACTTCCAGGACCGTAACTCCAGGGTGACTCACGTGCTGTCCCACATCGgcatcttcctcttctcctgcgACATGTGCGAGACCAAGTTCTTCACCCAGTGGCAGCTGACGCTGCACCGGCGGGACGGGGTCTTCGACAACAACGTCATCGtccaccccagtgaccccctGCCGGGGAAGGTGGCTGTTTTTGGGGGAGGGCCCAGCCCCGAGCTGGCCTGTGCTGCTTGTGGGAAGCCCTTGGCCAAAGATTTCCACACGGTCCGGAACCACCTGCTGGAGCACGTGAACCTGAAGAGCCAAACGTGCGGCGTGTGCGACCAGCGGCACCTGAGCCTCTGCAGCCTGCTGTGGCAcgccctgtcccacctgggcaTCTCCGTCTTCTCCTGCTCCGTGTGTGCCAGCAGCTTCGTggacaggcagctcctggagaagcACCTGGCCGTGCACCAGCACGTGGAGGAGGCTCTTTTCCAGTGCCACttctgcagccagagcttcAAGCTGGAAGCCGCTTATCGCTACCACGTCAGCCAGCACAAGTGCGGGGGCAACCTGGACATCCGGGCGGGCTTCGGGGAGcgcctgcagccccaggggctgcccaAGAGGAAGCTGCCTGAGGAGTTCCTGAGCgaggagctggctctgcagaaCCAGCCAGGGAACAGCAAGTACAGCTGCAAGGTGTGCGGCAAGAGGTTTGCCCACACCAGCGAGTTCAACTAccaccggcgcatccacacCGGGGAGAAGCCGTACCAGTGCAAGGTGTGCCACAAGTTCTTCCGAGGGCGTTCCACCATCAAGTGTCACCTGAGGACACACTCGGGGGCCCTGATGTATCGCTGCACGGTGTGTGGCCACTACAGCTCCACGCTCAACCTGATGAGCAAGCACATAGGGGTGCACAAGGGCAGCCTCCCGCCGGACTTCACCATCGAGCAGACTTTCATGTACATCATCCATTCCAAAGAGGCTGAGAAAAACACGGATAGCTgatggggagctgctggaggaggagtgGTAATGATGGAGGCtgtggaggaggaaaagaaaaggaaaaaaaaaaaaccaagttgTTTTATTTAATGGTCAGGCATCATGGATGGAattcctttttggttttggtttgatttttttattattattattattatttttgggCCTTCCTAGGGCTTTTTAGATTGGTGGCGTTGTACAAATTAACAGCACGTGAGGTACATCACTGTTTCAAGGAGTCTGTCGTGTTTACTTACCTCTGGTCCTGTTAGAGGCCATCTGTGCTTTTAGCATTTCTCACTAGTTTTTGAGTCtagattctattttttttttttttttgaacctTTTAGCCCACTTGACCAGGCTAACCCTGAGCTTGTCCACAAACTGATGCTGCTAAGATTTTCACACCTGACCTCAGTggagagggacagagccagagcaggcGCTGGACTcggaaggaaaggaacaaaagagaaagaaaaaaaggaaagaaaaagacattctGGGCATCCCTGGTGCTCTGCTGCTACTGCCAGGAGACGGGCAAAGTGTGCTCTGGGGAGAGGAGCGGGAAGCACCTGAGTGTGTAAACGAGGGAACCAGGAGCAGGGGATTCCCACATTCCCTGTTTGCTCTGCCGTGCCCTGAGacctggaggaggagctgcaggagccccagcacctccctgcagagcctgggtgGAGGTGGCTGTGTGAGCACCGAGATCTCCTGTGGGATTGGAGAGGGTGGGGAagctccctgctccttgtgGGGTGATTTGTGGTGGCCACAGAGAGCCAGGagtctcctggctctgctctgccccagcctcacgctgtgccctgggcaggtgggtCAGGACGAAGCTGTTGCCTTAACTCCCtggaaggaggaggggggaCCCTTCTCCTGCCAAAGGGATCCCCCCTCCCGCCCCCTGGATGTGTTCCTGTGGCAAAGCTGGGTGGTTGGAGTGATGTGAGTTTGTTCATGGAGCCACAGCCGTGGCTTGGCCTCTCCAGCTGCATGCTGGGCACTTCTGGGGGGCTTCCCGGGGGGTGGGGGGCTcccctgggggtggggggctcCCTTGAGCATGGAGGGACTCTCCTGGGTGTGGGGGGCTCCCCTGGGCATGGAGGGGCTCCCCTGGGTGTGGGGGGCTCTCCTGGG
This Haemorhous mexicanus isolate bHaeMex1 chromosome 33, bHaeMex1.pri, whole genome shotgun sequence DNA region includes the following protein-coding sequences:
- the ZBTB39 gene encoding zinc finger and BTB domain-containing protein 39: MGMRIKLHSTNHPNNLLKELNKCRLSETMCDVTILVGSRSFAAHKAVLACAAGYFQNLFLNTGLDAARTYVVDFITPANFEKILSFVYTSELFTDLINVGVIYEVAERLGMEDLLQACHSTFPDLESSAITKQPALSVGEGRAGVLSSTSSEQSHSLGDMRSGAEHFGPERNYLLHGDVVGSYKEDDRNAVGEASQALPLMHPQQPPKTEQESDPGQFAPVAGLGAQPGGNVVAQTTGSSCPQYKAQSNGDYGKGGFFPTDPSLDVSTGSNSCPSNSDHSKEQGFEQMDELQLEDLGEAELHFEDAGEELVPSEEVIELSDDSEEELAFESDSRDSKAMPCQVCKKVLEPNIQLIRQHARDHVDLLTGNCKVCETHFQDRNSRVTHVLSHIGIFLFSCDMCETKFFTQWQLTLHRRDGVFDNNVIVHPSDPLPGKVAVFGGGPSPELACAACGKPLAKDFHTVRNHLLEHVNLKSQTCGVCDQRHLSLCSLLWHALSHLGISVFSCSVCASSFVDRQLLEKHLAVHQHVEEALFQCHFCSQSFKLEAAYRYHVSQHKCGGNLDIRAGFGERLQPQGLPKRKLPEEFLSEELALQNQPGNSKYSCKVCGKRFAHTSEFNYHRRIHTGEKPYQCKVCHKFFRGRSTIKCHLRTHSGALMYRCTVCGHYSSTLNLMSKHIGVHKGSLPPDFTIEQTFMYIIHSKEAEKNTDS